GCTGGTGCCACCACACCCGGCGAGGCCGATGATCAGGGTTTTATGTACAGCCACGGCTATCAGGACCTGGACGGTCATTTGTGGGAGATTATTTACATGGATCCCAGCGCTATTAACAAGGAGCAGCCAGCCGCCGAAGCCAGTGTTTCATGAGCGAATCGCATCCGGTGCATCCATGCCGATTCCCTATACACTAAACTCCCCTGACCAGCATCTTGGTCAGGGGAGTTTAGTGTTAACTTTCAACAAATTCTTTATCTTCCAGAATCTGCACAACTTCAATAAGTGATTCAGTTTCGAGGTCATCCCAGGTGAAGATCTCATCAATCTTATTGTCAATAATATACGCTAATCCCTGTTCTGTGATCGCATTTAATTCCTGACCTTCGTATTCCCATTCTTCGGTCAGGGCGGCTTCGGTCATTACCTCGCCATGTTGATTGGTTACATTCGCACGATACAATTGGCTAATCATTGTTTTGATTTTTGTCCGGAAATCTTCGAGTTCTTCCAGCAGCGTCGATGTGCTCTTTTTCATAGTCGTTTTTAAAGGTTGATTGTGAATGACTTATTTTGGTGAGTTGTCCCTTAGACGGGCTGCTGTAGGAATAGTCTCATACTGCTCTGCATTATTTTCTATCTTTTAATTTGAGTGCAGACAGAGGATGCAGGAATTCGTGTAGATTGGCTCTGCGCTGGCGAAAATTTGATAAAACAGGTATCATGAAAACATTTTATGCCGTCTTAGTAAATTCACTGACGGCTTCGCTGACCAATAACTCGGTGTGGTTTGCGGTTACGTTTTGGGTGTATCTGGAAACCAAGTCGGTAGTGGCAACGTCCGTCATGGCAGGGATTTATTCGGGTACGGTGGCACTGTCGGGCTTTTTTCTGGGCTCTCTGGTCGATCGGTACAAGAAAAAGCGAGCGATGTTACTCTCGAGTATAGCATCGCTTGGGTTGTATGCGCTTGCCCTGACTAGTTATATAATGACTCCCCAATCGACATTTACGAATCCATCCAGCCCTATTCTCTGGGTATTTGTGGTGATGTCGCTGATGGGCGCAATTGCCGGAAATATTCGCTCGATTGCCTTGTCGACGCTGGTTACCGTGTTGATTTCAGAAGAAGGTCGAGATAAAGCCAATGGACTGGTCGGAACAGCCAACGGGGTATCGTTTCTGGTGGCATCGATCTTCAGTGGATTGATTATCGGATTTTTGGGCGTTTTCTGGATGCTTGTGCTGGCTATTGGGCTTACCCTCCTGGCGGCTATTCATTTAGTTTCGCTTACTATCCCCGAGTCTGGAATTGCCCACGTTGAAGGCCAAACCAAACACATCGATATTCCCGGAACGATACGGGTTTTGCAAGACAGTCAGGGGTTGTTTGCGCTGATCTTTTTCAACATGTTCAACAACTTCCTGGGTGGGGTATTTATGTCGCTGATGGATGCGTATGGGCTGTCGTTGGTGTCGGTACAAACGTGGGGTATTCTGTGGGGCGTACTGAGCCTGGGTTTCATTATGGGCGGGTTGGCTGTAGCTCGGGTTGGTTTAGGTAGCAGGCCACTTCGAACCTTGTTTATCAGCAATATCGTTATGTGGACGCTCTGCGTTTTCTTCACCATTCAGGCGTCGATTGTTTTGTTGGCGATTGGTATGTTTACCTATCTGTGCCTGATTCCGGTTGTTGAAGCGGCTGAGCAAACGATATTGCAGAAACTGGTGCCGCCCGAACGGCAGGGACGCGTATTCGGCTTTGCGCAAAGTGTAGAGGAAGCGGCATCGCCCATCACTGCCTTTATGATTGGGCCTATTGCGCAGTATATTTTCATTCCGTTTATGACCACCGGCGCGGGCGTTGATCTGATCGGTGGCTGGTTTGGTACAGGGAAAGACCGTGGACTAGCACTTTTGTTTACTGTAACAGGGCTGATTGGCCTGTTGATTACCATACTGGCCATGCGTTCCCGAGCGTATCGGCTGTTGTCGGAAAACTATCAAAACCAGGCGGCCGAATCAGTTGTAGAAGGGTAACCTTACCATTTATCCAATGATAGCTCCGTTAAAGGATACCTCTTTTCATCGCATTTGTGACATTCGCTATCTTGTTAACGTTAACAAGTTTTAGCAAACGACCAATACCAAATCAAACCGTGAAAGAGGTTATAGATGAGTAGGTCAAGTCATCATAAATCGTCCTTCATCCATCGAGAATAGTAAAGTACATGAAGATCGTACGCCTTTTGCTTCTGGCTATTGCAGCCCTGTTTTTTCAATCAGCCATTGCCGACCCAACTACGCCCTTACGCTATGAGGTTAACCTCAATGACCGGGCCGACGACCAGTTTAAGGTAACCCTGCACGTCAGCGGCTTAACCGATGGCAATGCCATTTATCAATTTGCGTCTACCGCACCCGGAACCTATCAGGTTATGGATATTGGTCGCTATGTTCGGTCGTTCAAAGCCTTTGACGCCAAAGGGCGCGAGGTGAAAACAGAACAGATTTCGACCAATCAGTGGAAATTGGACAAACCCGCTCAGGTTCGGACGGTTCAGTATAACATTGCCGAAACCTGGGATACGCCCGTCAATGAGCACAAACCCTATAATATGTGTGGTACTTCCATCGAGCAGGATCACGTACTCATCAATGGACAGGGCGTATTCGGCTATCCAACAGGGATGCAGGCAACTCCTATAGAAGTTAAACTTAACTACCCAACCGATTGGGCGGTAGGTACAGCGCTGGAAAAAAACGACAAAGGAAATTTCGTAGCCGCCAACTACGACCGGATTGTCGATTCGCCGATTTTGCTGGGCCGCTTGACTAAAGCGAGTACTACAGTGGCCGGAGCTCAGGTGGATGTGTATACCTACTCGAAAACCGATAAGATCAAGTCGGATCAGTTACTGAACAATATGCAGGCGATGCTCACGGCAGCCGGGAAGTTCCTGAAACAGTTACCCGTAAAACGCTACACGTTTCTGTATCACTTCGAAGATCAGGACTGGGGGGCCTGGGAGCATTCGTACAGTTCGGAATACGTGATTCGGGAAGAGGAGTTCTCGAAGAAGCTGGCCGATAACATGACCTCCATTGCGGCTCACGAATTTTTCCATGTGGTTACGCCACTGAACATCCACAGTGAGATCATTCAGCAGTTTAATTTCGTAACCCCTACACCGTCAGAACATTTGTGGTTGTACGAAGGCGTAACCGAATGGGCCAGCGATGCTATGCAATTGCGGGATAAGCTGATCGACCTGCCAACCTACCTGAATGAGCAAACGCAGAAAATCCTTTACGATAAAAGCCTCGACACCACGTATAGCCTGAGCAAACTGGGGCTGACCTGTTATACCGACGAAGGACAGCGACAGTACGGCAATATTTACGCCCGTGGGGCACTGGTAGCCGGTTTGCTTGACATCCGTTTGCTGGAGTTGTCGAACGGAACGCGGGGGCTACGTGAATTGATCAACGAACTAGCCACGGAATATGGGCCGAATAGAGCGTTTCCTGAGAAAGATTTCTTCGATCTGTTCGCGAAAAAGACGTATCCTGAGATTGCGGATTTCTTCAATCGCTATGTGAAAGCTGCCGAGCCGTTGCCGTTTAAAGAGTATTACGGTAAACTGGGCATTAACTATATTCCAGCTATGGCTTCCGAAGAGAAAATTCCTACGCTGGGCATGAAGGCATCATTTAACGGGTCGAAGTTTGTATTGTCGAAAGTGCCGGAAGCACTGCAAAAGGTGGGTATCCAGGAAAATGACGAGTGGGTTGCCTTCAATGGCACGGCGGTAAATATGGATAATGTCGCGAAGATTCAGGCTGATATAAAACAGTTGAAAGCGGGTGATCCCTACAAAATTACTATTCGTCGGAATGGCCAGGATAGTACGGTTGACGCGGCCATGCAGGAAAAGGCAAACATCAAACAGTTCGTTTTCGAGGTCGATCCACAGGCTACCCCACAACAAGTGCAACTTCGTGAAGTCTGGATGAGGAACCTGTAAGAAAAGCACCCCATTCACTTGTCGCCGGATCTGCTCATGTTGAGCAGATCCGGCGACTTTTTTTCAGCCGTTGTTCATCTGCGATTGTATCACGGATGGCTGAGGTTCGCATCTGTAATGCAGCCATTAGTCGCTTCATAGACGCGGATCTTACGCATCCGCAATACAATTGCAGACGAACAGTTCTGGGTATGTGGGCGAAGTATATCTGATTAAACCTTTAGGTATTGAGATCGTCTTACAGAAAACAATGACGTAATCGTCTGGGTTATTTGGAAATTAATATCCATCGTATTCATTAAACAGAAACCGTTATGAAAACCATACATCAGATTGTTGCCCTGGTTGGGTTGGCAGTCATACCATTCAATCAGTTTGCTGAAGCCCAGGCCGTGAAAGGGTGGGGCTCAGGCACAAAAGGGGCGGTCATTGGCGCGGGTGCTGGTGCCGCTCTGGGAGCCATTATCAATAAACAAAATCGCGTTGTGGGCGGTGTAGTTGGTGGCGTGGCGGGTGGTGCCGCTGGATACGCCATTGGTAAAAAAGCAAAACGACGCTGGAGCCCGCAAGCAAAAGGAACAGCTATCGGTGTGGGTGCCGGTGCCGCTGCCGGGGCCATTATCAACAAACGGAACCGGGCTGTTGGGGGTGTCATTGGTGGGGTAGCCGGAGGGGCTGCCGGTTATGCCATCGGTAAACATATCGACAATAAGCGAAAAGCAGAAGCCGCCCGGATTGCTGCGGCCGAACGGGCTGCGGCTCAGAAAGCAGCTGCTGACCGCGCAGCCGCCAACCATGCTGAGCAGGCCAGAGCTGTGGCTCAGAAAACAGCTCCGGCAACAACCCAGACCGTTAGACCGGGTATGGAAGCTGTAGCAGGCGCTCAGGGACAGCCCGTTAGTCTGGTCGATACAACGCAGGTAGTCGCTTCTTATATACTTAAGTCGGGTTTTCTGCCCAATGATACCTACGGAGATCCTGCATCGCCGTATCCTACCTCCGAATATCGTCGGAAAAGCTGGTAGGCTTTCTTCAAAAACAGTAGAGCAGGGTTAGGAGTTGTCAGAAAAGGCCAGCTCCTAACCAAGTTCGGTTATGCCTAATTCATTGGAAATAGGCAGTTTACAGGGTCATGTACGTAGCTGCCAGGCATAGTTGGTCAGCCAGCGTACCTGATGCATCATTCACCTAAAAAACGTTATGTTATGAAAGCTTTTAGTTGCGCACTGCTCGCAGTTGTGCTGTTCTCTTCCTGTTCGAAGTCCGGCGAAACGGTCAATATCCAGGAGCTTAATCGCCAGTTTATTAATGCCTGGAACGATAAAGATTCTTCCAAAATAATCTCCTTTCTGGCCGACGATGCCCATTTTCTGCAAGGCAATACGCATTTCAAAGGGAAAGGCGAAGTAGCGGATAAATGGGTCCGCGAAACCTTACCTACTTTGTCTGATCTGAAAACGAATGTGGTGAGTTCGGGCACCGATACACAAACTGCCTACGAAGCCGGCACCTTCTCGGTCGATGTGTTGCCGTTGGATCCAAAAGACCCCCATGCCTACGGCGAAGGAAATTATATTCTGCTCTGGAAAAAAGGGGCCGATAATACCTGGAAGCTCAGCTATGCCCAGCTTGAAGACTTACCGGTTCAGGTTAAAAATTAAGGATAGAGAGTTGGTGTGCTATTGACCTAAAGCTCCCGAACGTATAATCGTTCGGGAGCTTGTCAATTCAGAGCATTACTTCGGCCATCGGTTCATCAACATCCGTTCGCTTACGTCGATGTTTGATTGCCTGGCTGCCCAGCAGGAGAATGAATAGGCTGCTGACAACGCAGGCTGTCATGACACTGACCATCGGAATGGCGGTGTTATTATGAAAAAAGCTTACGGCCCCCGAAACACAGGCACCAATCCCCATACGAAAACTACCCATCAGGGCGGCTGCACTACCCGCATGACGCTCAAACGGTGCCAGCGAAAGTGCTGAGGCATTAGGCCCCGTTATATTCTGACCGCATAGAAACAGGAAGAGAATAGTAATGAGTCCGTATTGGCCATACCAGCCTGCCCAGGTCCCGAACACCATAATCAGCCCAATAACCGATTGGTAGAGTAGGGTAGCGAAAATGATCTGCTCACTGGTAAATCGTTTCAGAAAAAGGCGGTTCAACTGAGTGGGCGCGATAACCGCGATGGACAAAAACGCAAATATCCAGCCGTACTCCTGGGGGCTCGTATGATAGATATTGATAAACACATCGGACGAACCCGCCAGATAGGCAAACGGA
This window of the Spirosoma aerolatum genome carries:
- a CDS encoding MFS transporter encodes the protein MKTFYAVLVNSLTASLTNNSVWFAVTFWVYLETKSVVATSVMAGIYSGTVALSGFFLGSLVDRYKKKRAMLLSSIASLGLYALALTSYIMTPQSTFTNPSSPILWVFVVMSLMGAIAGNIRSIALSTLVTVLISEEGRDKANGLVGTANGVSFLVASIFSGLIIGFLGVFWMLVLAIGLTLLAAIHLVSLTIPESGIAHVEGQTKHIDIPGTIRVLQDSQGLFALIFFNMFNNFLGGVFMSLMDAYGLSLVSVQTWGILWGVLSLGFIMGGLAVARVGLGSRPLRTLFISNIVMWTLCVFFTIQASIVLLAIGMFTYLCLIPVVEAAEQTILQKLVPPERQGRVFGFAQSVEEAASPITAFMIGPIAQYIFIPFMTTGAGVDLIGGWFGTGKDRGLALLFTVTGLIGLLITILAMRSRAYRLLSENYQNQAAESVVEG
- a CDS encoding M61 family metallopeptidase; its protein translation is MKIVRLLLLAIAALFFQSAIADPTTPLRYEVNLNDRADDQFKVTLHVSGLTDGNAIYQFASTAPGTYQVMDIGRYVRSFKAFDAKGREVKTEQISTNQWKLDKPAQVRTVQYNIAETWDTPVNEHKPYNMCGTSIEQDHVLINGQGVFGYPTGMQATPIEVKLNYPTDWAVGTALEKNDKGNFVAANYDRIVDSPILLGRLTKASTTVAGAQVDVYTYSKTDKIKSDQLLNNMQAMLTAAGKFLKQLPVKRYTFLYHFEDQDWGAWEHSYSSEYVIREEEFSKKLADNMTSIAAHEFFHVVTPLNIHSEIIQQFNFVTPTPSEHLWLYEGVTEWASDAMQLRDKLIDLPTYLNEQTQKILYDKSLDTTYSLSKLGLTCYTDEGQRQYGNIYARGALVAGLLDIRLLELSNGTRGLRELINELATEYGPNRAFPEKDFFDLFAKKTYPEIADFFNRYVKAAEPLPFKEYYGKLGINYIPAMASEEKIPTLGMKASFNGSKFVLSKVPEALQKVGIQENDEWVAFNGTAVNMDNVAKIQADIKQLKAGDPYKITIRRNGQDSTVDAAMQEKANIKQFVFEVDPQATPQQVQLREVWMRNL
- a CDS encoding glycine zipper domain-containing protein, with amino-acid sequence MKTIHQIVALVGLAVIPFNQFAEAQAVKGWGSGTKGAVIGAGAGAALGAIINKQNRVVGGVVGGVAGGAAGYAIGKKAKRRWSPQAKGTAIGVGAGAAAGAIINKRNRAVGGVIGGVAGGAAGYAIGKHIDNKRKAEAARIAAAERAAAQKAAADRAAANHAEQARAVAQKTAPATTQTVRPGMEAVAGAQGQPVSLVDTTQVVASYILKSGFLPNDTYGDPASPYPTSEYRRKSW
- a CDS encoding YybH family protein, which produces MKAFSCALLAVVLFSSCSKSGETVNIQELNRQFINAWNDKDSSKIISFLADDAHFLQGNTHFKGKGEVADKWVRETLPTLSDLKTNVVSSGTDTQTAYEAGTFSVDVLPLDPKDPHAYGEGNYILLWKKGADNTWKLSYAQLEDLPVQVKN